The segment TCTTCGCGTATCTTCGAATTAAACCACATGCTCCACCACTTGTGCGGGTCCCCGTCTATTCCTTTGAGTTTTAATCTTGCGACCGTACTCCCCAGGCGGAATACTTAATACGTTAGCTACGATACTGAAAAAATCCAACATCTAGTATTCATCGTTTAGGGCGTGGACTACCAGGGTATCTAATCCTGTTCGCTACCCACGCTTTCGTGCCTCAGTGTCAGTAATAGTCTAGCGAGCTGTCTTCACAATTGGTGTTCTGTAACATATCTAAGCATTTCACCGCTACATGTTACATTCCACCCGCCTCAACTATACTCAAGTTTAACAGTTTTAATGGCAGTTCTACAGTTGAGCTGTAGGATTTCACCACTAACTTATTAAACCACCTACGCACCCTTTAAACCCAGTAAATCCGGATAACGCTTGCACCCTCCGTATTACCGCGGCTGCTGGCACGGAGTTAGCCGGTGCTTATTCAATCGGTACCGTCAGACAAATAAGAATACTTGCTGTTCTTCCCGAATAAAAGCAGTTTACAAATCATAGATCCGTCATCCTGCACGCGGCATGGCTGGTTCAGACTTTCGTCCATTGACCAATATTCCCTACTGCTGCCTCCCGTAGGAGTCTGGCCCGTGTCTCAGTGCCAGTGTGGCTGATCATCCTCTCAGACCAGCTACCCATCGTTGCCTTGGTGAGCCGTTACCTTCACCAACAAGCTAATGGGCCGCATGCCCATCCCTTACTGCCGGAACTTTAATTTAACAAGGATGCCCAAGTTAAATATTATGGGGTATTAATTTCGATTTCTCGAAGCTATTCCCCGGTAAGGGGTAGGTTGCATACGTGTTACTCACCCGTTCGCCACTCATTTTTAACCGAAGTCAAAAATGACGTTCGACTTGCATGTATTAGGCCTGCCGCTAGCGTTCATCCTGAGCCAGGATCAAACTCTTCGTAGTAAAAAATCTTAAGAAGTTTGTTGCTCAGAGAACTTGTATATAATTCCACAATCCTTTAAAGAACATATTTTTCGCAACCTCATTTGGTTGGATGTAATTTCAAATCCCGAATGGGAGTGCAAAGTTAAAACAACTTTTTCAACCTGCAAGAAAAATAAAAATATTTTTTCTTTCAACCTCTTTTGGCTGAACCCTCATGTTTAATTGGGGATGCAAATGTAAGACTCTTTTCCATAGTGACAAACTTTTTTTCACTTATTTTATTATTTGTTTAAATTCAATCGCAAAGCATTGTTTGTCAGAACCTTGCGGTTTAAGAAAAACTGGCCATTTCTTAGAATTCCTCTGATTTCAACTCTCAATCTCACAAAAAACCACAGGAAAACCACATCATCACAATTTCAAAACTGATTTCCTTTACAAGCCTTCTCTTTATTCCTATAATCCCAATATGTACTCGAATATTCTCTTGAAATTGTATATATAATATAAAGGTATAGAATGCTCAATTAATTATTCTTTTTGGTATCGAGTAAAGTGTTTACTTTTGCAGTCTGAAAATAGTGTTCAAAACAATAAAAAATATTTAAATGGATTTCGAATATAAAATTGCTGACATCAGTTTAGCAGACTTTGGAAGGAAAGAAATAGAACTCGCTGAAAAAGAAATGCCCGGATTAATGGCAATTCGCGAAAAATATGCAAAAGGAAAACCACTTCAGGATGTCCGGATTACCGGTTCATTACATATGACTATTCAAACAGCTGTACTTATAGAAACACTGGTTGATCTTGGTGCCAATGTTCGTTGGGCAAGCTGTAATATATTTTCTACGCAAGATCATGCAGCAGCAGCAGTAGTCAGAGACACAAAGGTTCCTGTATTTGCCTGGAAAGGAGAAACATTGGAAGAATATTGGTGGGCAACTGCCAAAGCACTGGAATTCCCAAATGGAAAAGGACCCGAATTAATTGTTGATGATGGTGGAGATGCTACACTTCTTATTCATTTAGGATTTAAAGCTGAAAAAGATGCTAGTGTTTTAAATAAAACACCAGAAAACAAAGAAGAGGGAATTATCCTGAATACTTTAAAAGGAATTTTAGCAGAATCACCAAACCGCTGGCATGAGACTGTAAAGGACTGGAAGGGTGTTTCTGAAGAAACAACCACAGGAGTGCACAGACTTTATCAAATGGCTGAAAGTGGCGACTTACTTGTTCCTGCTATCAATGTGAATGATTCTGTTACAAAATCAAAATTTGATAACAAATACGGTTGTAGAGAATCATTGGTTGATGCGATTAAACGCGCAACTGATTTGATGATATCAGGCAAGGTAGCTTTAGTATTGGGTTATGGAGATGTTGGAAAAGGATCAGCACAATCGTTAAGAGCAAATGGAGCACGTGTTATTGTGACTGAAATCGATCCAATATGCGCCTTACAGGCTAGTATGGAAGGGTTTGAGGTGAAGCGTTTGGAAGATGTTATGCATGAAATAGACATTTTTGTGACCACAACAGGAAATAAGGATGTAATTACTGCGGAGGATATGTCGAAAATGAAAGACCTAGCAGTTGTTTGCAACATTGGACATTTTGATAATGAGATCCAAGTTGAGAAATTAGAAGAATGGCCTGGTATTGAAAGAATAAACATTAAACCGCAAGTTGATGAATTCAAATTTCCTGATGGACATTCCATCATTTTACTAGCCGAGGGAAGATTAGTTAATCTTGGCTGTGGCACAGGACACCCATCATTTGTGATGAGTAATTCATTTTCTAATCAAACACTTGCACAATTAGATCTTTGGGAAAATGATTATGAAGTTGGCGTGTATACTTTATCCAAACACTTGGACGAAGAGGTTGCTCGTTTACATCTTGATAAACTGGGTGTAAAATTAACGACTTTAACAAAGGAACAATCCGAGTATATCGGTATTCCTGTTAACGGTCCTTATAAGCCAGAACATTATAAGTATTAGGCGCAGTAATGACACACCTAAGTGTTAACATTAATAAGGTAGCATTAATTCGCAATGCTCGTGGAGGGAATTTGCCTGATTTAGTTCAGCTAGCAAAGGACTGTGAACGATTTGGTGCACAGGGAATAACTGTGCATCCCAGACCTGACGAACGACATATCAGGTATCAGGACGTTTTTGATTTGAAGAAAATTGTTCAAACAGAACTGAATGTTGAAGGGAATCCAACTCCCTCCTTCATGGATCTTGTGTTAAAAGTAAAACCAGATCAGGTGACATTAGTTCCTGATGCTCCTGAAGCATTAACATCTAACAATGGATGGGATACAATTAAATATGCTGAATTCCTTTCAACGACAATAGACTTATTGCACAAACATGGAATTCGAACTTCAATTTTTGTCAATCCCGATTCACTAATGATTGAAGGAGCTTTTAAAACCGCTACTGATAGAGTTGAACTGTATACTGAAGAGTACGCGAAAGCATATTCCTTCCAAAAAGAAATAGCTATTAAACCCTTTTCTGAAGCAGCTACTTATGCAAATAAACTTGGATTAGGTATTAATGCCGGACATGATTTAAATCTGACGAACCTCTCATATTTTTCGAAAAACATCCCAAACCTGCTAGAGGTTTCCATTGGTCATGCGCTCATTTCTGACGCTTTGTATTTAGGTTTGGAAAATACAATTCAACTTTATTTAAGAGAGTTGAAATAAATTGAAATATTAATTTAAATTCACA is part of the Bacteroidota bacterium genome and harbors:
- a CDS encoding pyridoxine 5'-phosphate synthase, whose product is MTHLSVNINKVALIRNARGGNLPDLVQLAKDCERFGAQGITVHPRPDERHIRYQDVFDLKKIVQTELNVEGNPTPSFMDLVLKVKPDQVTLVPDAPEALTSNNGWDTIKYAEFLSTTIDLLHKHGIRTSIFVNPDSLMIEGAFKTATDRVELYTEEYAKAYSFQKEIAIKPFSEAATYANKLGLGINAGHDLNLTNLSYFSKNIPNLLEVSIGHALISDALYLGLENTIQLYLRELK
- a CDS encoding adenosylhomocysteinase — protein: MDFEYKIADISLADFGRKEIELAEKEMPGLMAIREKYAKGKPLQDVRITGSLHMTIQTAVLIETLVDLGANVRWASCNIFSTQDHAAAAVVRDTKVPVFAWKGETLEEYWWATAKALEFPNGKGPELIVDDGGDATLLIHLGFKAEKDASVLNKTPENKEEGIILNTLKGILAESPNRWHETVKDWKGVSEETTTGVHRLYQMAESGDLLVPAINVNDSVTKSKFDNKYGCRESLVDAIKRATDLMISGKVALVLGYGDVGKGSAQSLRANGARVIVTEIDPICALQASMEGFEVKRLEDVMHEIDIFVTTTGNKDVITAEDMSKMKDLAVVCNIGHFDNEIQVEKLEEWPGIERINIKPQVDEFKFPDGHSIILLAEGRLVNLGCGTGHPSFVMSNSFSNQTLAQLDLWENDYEVGVYTLSKHLDEEVARLHLDKLGVKLTTLTKEQSEYIGIPVNGPYKPEHYKY